The nucleotide sequence CAATTAATCGGATTATATGACCGGGAACGTACGGCAACTGTTGCTGAAGTGCTATCGCGTCTAGGCTTGAAGCGGGCAATGGTCGTCGCCAGCCATGATGGATTGGATGAGATTAGTATTTCTGCACCGACGAAAGTGTCTGAATTGCGTGATGGAGTCGTTACAACATACGATATTACACCGGAACAGCTCGGCTTATCGACAGTGTCGCTAGGTGAAGTGCAAGGTGGAGATGCGACGATTAATGCGAAGCTGATCCATCGTGTGCTTAGCGGCGAGAAGAGCGCATACCGTGACGTTGTACTTGCGAATGCGGGTGCATGCGTGTATGTCGCCGGTTTAGCAGATACTTTAGTAGAGGGAGTTCAAATCGCTGCACAAACGATTGATTCAGGAAAAGCAGCAGCGAAATTAGAGCAATGGATTGCAACGACAGGAGAAGTGAGCCATGTTTCTTGATCAAATTGTAGCAACAAAGCACATAGAGGTTGAACAATTGAAGCAATCGTTAACGATTGCGAAGGCAGAAAAACAGATTGCAGAGATGTCCGCATGTAGAGGATTCGAGCAAGCGTTGATTGGACGCAACCGTTCGACGGGTCTAATTGCAGAGGTGAAGAAGGCGAGTCCATCCAAAGGGCTGATCCGTCCTGATTTCCATCCGGTATCGCTCGCACAAGCCTATGTGAATGCGGGTACCGATTGTATTTCGGTGCTTACAGATACCGATTATTTTCAAGGAAGCAACTCGTATGTTCAGCAAATTCGCGAACAAGTGAGCGTTCCCTTACTGCGCAAAGATTTCCTGATCGACGAGCATCAAATTTATGAAGCTAGACTGATAGGTGCAGATGCGATTCTACTCATTGCTGCGATTCTCACGAAGGAGCAGCTTTCATCTTTTTATACATTGGCTAAAGATCTTGGACTAGACGTACTCGTTGAGGTTCATAATCGTCCTGAACTTGAGACCGTGCTTGAGATCGGAAAAGCATCGCTAATTGGTGTGAACAATCGTGATTTGAAAACGTTCATTACGGATCTGAATGTGACAGAGCAATTGATTGGTCTAATGCCAAAAGATGTATTAGCCGTAAGCGAGAGTGCGATTACATCACCAGAAGATATCGCATTCGTTCGAGCTGCAGGTGCACAGGCGGTACTTGTCGGCGAGCATTTTATGAGACAAGCTGATGTGTCCGCCGCTGTACATGATCTACTCGGTCCAGTGACGAAGGTTGGGTAATCCTATGGCGATTGAACAATCGAGTATGATAAGTCGAGATTCAACAGCTACAGCAGTGAAAATATGCGGGATCAAAGAAGAAGCTACCTTACAAGGAATGCGTGGATTAGCTATCGACTATATTGGTTTAATGTTCGCACCCAGCAAGCGGCAAGTGACACTTACGCAAGCGGGTGAACTGCGTGAAGCGGTGCAAAGCATTCCGATGGCTGGTGGCAAGCCACCTCGTACGGTTGGCGTGTTCGTCAATCCGACTTGGGAGCAGCTTCAAGAGACTGTCACACAGACGAAGCTTGATGTCGTGCAGTTGCACGGTAATGAGACTCCAGAGTTTTGCCGACGTGTGCGTGATGAGTTAAACGTTGAAGTATGGCGTGCATTGTCAGTCGGCTCAGAAGAAGCTGAACTGGGCGCACAGCGATTGACCCCATATCGTCAAGCTGTTACGACGATCCTGCTAGATACAGCAGGTGGTGGTACAGGTCAAACCTTCGGCTGGGACGCTATTCCTACTTATCAAAAGGTAGCGGATGAGCTTGGACTGACCTTGTTCATTGCAGGTGGTTTAAATGAGAATAATGCGGATCAATTAATCCAAACCTATCATCCGCAAGGTGTCGATCTTTCCAGTGGTGTCGAAACTAACGGCGTTAAAGACAATACGAAAATTACTGCATTTGTAGAAAGGGTGAAGCAATCATGACACAAACTGTACCTGACCAACATGGACGCTTCGGCGCGTTCGGTGGCAAATATGTCCCAGAAACGTTAATGAATGCTCTAATCGAGCTTGAAGAGGCGTATTTGAAATATAAGGATGATCCTGACTTTTTGGATGAGGTTCGCTATTTGCTCAAGCAATACTCTGGTCGTCCAACTCCACTTTATTATGCAGAACGTTTAACAGAGCATTTAGGTGGAGCTAAAATATACTTAAAGCGTGAAGATTTGAACCATACCGGAGCACACAAGATCAATAATACGATCGGACAAGCGGTATTAGCGAAACGTATGGGTAAAAAGAAAGTGATTGCAGAAACGGGTGCAGGCCAGCACGGTGTTGCTTCCGCTACGGTCGCAGCATTGATGGGGCTAGAATGCAAAGTGTTCATGGGTGAAGAGGACACGAAGCGGCAAGCGCTCAACGTGTTCCGCATGAAGCTGCTCGGCTCAGAGGTGATCCCGGTGACTTCCGGTACGAAGACGTTGAAGGATGCCTGCAATGAAACGTTGCGTTACTGGGTGAGCCATGTGGATGATACGTTCTATATTCTCGGATCAGTTACAGGTCCGCACCCCTATCCGATGATGGTTCGTGATTTCCAGCGTGTTATCGGTTTGGAAGCACGCGATCAAATCATAGAAGCAGAAGGTCGTCTTCCAGATGCGATTGTTGCTGCGGTAGGTGGGGGCAGCAATGCAATCGGTATTTTCCATCCGTTTATTGAAGATTCATCTGTTCGACTTATTGGAGTTGAGGCAGCAGGACGCGGAGTAGACACGGAAGAGCATGCTGCAACGATGACAAAGGGACGTCCTGGCGTATTCCAAGGCTCGATGAGTTATGTGCTGCAGGATGAAGGTGGTCAAGTGCTTCCTGCGCATTCCATTTCCGCTGGCCTTGACTATCCGGGCATCGGACCTGAGCATGCTTATTTGAAGGATAGCAAGCGTGCTGAGTATGTTCCGATTACGGACCGTGAAGCTTTATCCGCATTGGAATTGCTGTCACGCATGGAAGGTATTATTCCTGCGCTTGAATCCGCACATGCGATCGCACATGTGTTGAAGCTCGCTCCGACTATGAACAAGGATGAGATTATCATCGTTAATCTATCTGGGCGTGGAGATAAAGACGTAGAGTCGATTATCGCTTATCAAGCGAAGATCGCAGGAGGCGAGGAACTATGAGTACAACGTCTACAACAAATGCAATAGATACTGTATTCGCAGCTTTAAAAGCGAAAGGTGAAACGGCATTGATGCCGTTCATGACGATGGGTGATCCTGACCTTGAAACGTCGGTCGCTTTAATCCAAGCGGCAGAAGCTGCGGGAGCACACATGCTTGAGTTAGGTGTACCTTACTCCGATCCACTCGCTGACGGCCCAGTTATTCAGCGTGCTTCAGAACGAGCTTTGAAAAACCGGATTAGCCTACAAGACTGCATCGCCCTTGGATCAATTGCTAGAAGTCGCGGAGTGAAGCTACCTTTCATTTTATTTACCTACTACAATCCAGCGCTTCAGCTTGGTTTAGAAAAGTTTTTCGGATTGCTTAAGCAAAACGACTACAGTGGAGTAATTATTCCTGACCTGCCGCTAGAAGAAGATGGAGAAGCTCGCTCGATTGCTGATAGATACGGTATTCACCTCATTCCACTCGTCGCTCCAACTTCAGAGGCGCGTGTTCAGCGAATCGCTACAAATGCGAGAGGCTTTGTCTATTGTGTATCATCTCTTGGTGTAACGGGCGTTCGCTCCACTTTCCATGATGGTATCGATCAATTTCTTGCCACTGTTCGAGCAGCAGCGAGTGTACCGATCTGCATCGGATTTGGCATCTCTTCTAGAGAGCATGCTGAACGATTTGCAGGGATTTGTGACGGAGTCATTGTCGGCAGCGCGATTGTTCGTAAAATTGAGGACGTACTTCCACAATTGACTTCTGGAATTGCTGATGAGCGCAAGCAAGGATTAGATGCTGTACAACAATTTATAGCTGAATTGAAGCCTCGGAAACAGTAGATTGAGATTACGTAGAAGGTGTCGTATCATTCGGTGTAAATTAATGAGGATTCAGGGTGTACACGAACTGGTCGATGCGTCATAATAGAATGTAAATCACTATACGGAGCCTGCTAGGATGTTTCGCCTTAAATGGTGAGCGCCTCATGCGCTCCGTTTGCCATTGTTCAGGAGGGTATCTCATGCAACCGAAACCGAATATTGTTCATCTACCTGTATACCAACCAGGAAAGCCTGTTGACGATGTAAAGCGAGAGCTAGGACTAACGGAAGTAATTAAGCTGGCTTCCAATGAAAATCCGTTCGGAAGCTCGCCGAAGGCGAAGGAAGCGATCGCACGGGAAGTAAGCAACATCAGCATATATCCAGATGGTGCTGCTGTCGAGTTAACTGCAGCAATTGCAAAAAAATATGGCGTGAATGCAAATCAAATTATTTTCGGAGCTGGCTCTGACGAAATCATTTTGATGATTTCACGTGCCTTTCTTCTGCCAGGTGACGAGACGATCATGGCTGATCAAACGTTCCCTCAATATAAGCATAACGTTACGATTGAGAACGGTGTGTCGATAGAAGTTCCGGTGAAAGACGGGAAGCACGATCTCGCAGCGATGCAAGCACGTATTACAGAGAAGACGAAGATCATTTGGGTATGTAATCCGAATAACCCAACAGGGACGATCGTATCGGCGGACGAGCTCACTGCGTTTCTTGCAAAAGTGCCGAGTAATGTGCTCGTTGTTCTTGATGAAGCTTATTGCGAGTATGTTGAGGATGCTTCGTACCCAGACGGGTTGAAATTGCTTAATCAGTATCCGAACATTATTTTGTTACGTACATTCTCGAAAATTTATGGTCTTGCATCGCTTAGGATCGGATATGGCATTGGTCACCCGGACGTTATTCGCAGCATCAACCAAGTGCGTGAGCCGTTCAACACTTCACGTTTTGGGCAAGCGGCAGCACTTGCAGCTCTCGCAGATGATGAGTTTATTGCAAGTTGCCGTAAAGCGAACAGCGAGGGACTACAATACTTAAATAATTCCTTCAAAGAGCTTGGTTTACAAGCATATCCTGCGCATGGAAACTTCATTATGGTTGATGTAAAGCGTCCAAGCCAAGAAGTATTTAATGCGCTCCTCCGCAAAGGTGTGATCGTTCGCGCAGGCTTTGGACTAACTCCAACACATGTAAGAATTACAGTAGGCAGTCGTGAAGAGAATGAGAAGGTGATCGCTGCACTGAAAACCGCTCTTCAAGAAATTGCGGTAGAGGTGTAGTAGGAATGAGTGACGAAATGGGAGAGTTTACAAAATTAACAGCAAGTGCAGGCGACAAAGCGGTTAAAATCGCGATCTTTGGCGTTGGTTTGATCGGTGGTTCGCTCGCACTTTGCTTTAAAGGAAAACCTGGCATTCATGTTGTAGGACACTCTGTTAATCCTGTATCTGTTTCCAAATATATCGCTAGAGATGTTGTTGATGAAGCGACAACATCATTAGAGGAAGCAGCCCGTGATGCAGACTTTTTGTTCGTTTGCGTCCCGGTAGGCATGCTTGATGAGTATATTGAGCAATTATCGAACATAGAATTGAAGCCCGGCTGTATCATTACAGATGTGGGCAGTACAAAAGCATCTGTTGTGCATCATGCTTCAAAGCTTGCGCTACAAGGTGGCGTGTTCATCGGAGGACATCCGATGGCTGGCGGGGAGCGCTCGGGTGTAGAAGCCGCGAGTTCCTTTCTGTTTGAGAACGCGTATTACGTCCTCACTCCTACACAGAATACGCCTGTTGAATCGATCGACAAGCTAGAGCAATTGCTCAAGTGGACGAAAGCTCATATTGTGAAGGTCGATGCGGTGGAGCATGATCAAATCGTTGGCGCAATTAGCCATCTGCCTCACATGATCGCGTCCGGATTAGTGACCCAGGTTGCTCGGTACAATGAGACGAACGGATTATATGCAAGCTTAGCAGCTGGAGGATTTCGCGACATTACGCGGATCGCTTCAAGCGACCCGATTATTTGGCGTGATATATTGCTGAACAATCGAGATGTCATGTTAAGGCTGATTCAAGATTGGCAGCAGGAGATGGGACGGTTTGCAAAACTAATTGAAAGCGGAGATGGCAACGGAATTGCTGAGCAATTTCGCTTATCAGGCGAGTTCCGCAATCAGTTGCCAGAACGACGTAAAGGGATGATCAGCTCTATCTTTGAGTGTTATGTAGATGTACCGGATCATCCAGGCAGTATTGGGAAAATTGCAACGGAGCTTGGTCAATCTCGAATCAATCTAAGCAATTTGCAAATTATCGAAAGTCGAGATGACATTCCAGGGGTACTGAGATTGTCTTTCCACACAGAAGAATATCTAGAGCGCGCCATTCAGTTACTAAAGGAGCTTAAATACTCCGTCCATATGTAATATTGAAATATAAATCCAATGAAAACGCTTTATTAAAAGTATTGACAGAATGAAAACGGATACATATAATAAAGACATAGTATGGTTTCTCTCCACTCCTATCCAATCCTTGCACTGTGTGCAGCCACCCTCTGGGGTGGATTTTTTTTGCCCATTTTTATTTTGTGAATAAATACATAATGAATTTGAGAAATCTTTAAGCTCAAAACATCTTCCATTGTGATACAATATCAAATAGGTTTGTAAAATACTGGTGTACACGATGTTTTATGCGCAGCAAGCGCAACTTTTTCGTTTCTAGCCGGTACAATGTATATCACCGGTTGCGAACGTTCACCTTGATAGGGTGGGGAGGGTCGCGAAGATGATGACCGATTCCCAGTTAATTCGGGAAATCAAAGATGGTAACGTCGATATGTATGCGTCTCTCATGAGTCGCTATCAGAAAAAGATATTATCCTTTGTTTATCACATGTTAAAGAGCGCCAAGCTGGAGATGCTTGCTGAAGATCTTACCTCTGAGACATTTTATAAAGCATATCGTAGTTTGCATTCCTTCCGAGAAATTGATGCAACCTTCTCTACTTGGCTTTATACAATCGCACGTAACACGGTATTGAGTGAGCTACGAAAGCAGAAGGCAACACATGTGTCACTCGATGATACAACTTATATCCCAGCAGCGCCTGCAGAAGCAGCACCAGAAAATCAATTGCTTCGCAACGAGAAGGTTTCGATGGTGAGAGAAGCGATTAACAGTTTGCCAGAGAAGCAAAGATCTGCACTTATTTTACGAGAATATGATGGTTTAGATTATCAAGAAATTGCAAATATATTAGGTCAGACAGTGAGTTCAGTAAAGTCGTTGCTATTCCGTGCTAGAGCAAGTGTGAAGATTCAACTCGAATCTTATTTCGCTGAACCTACACTAATCAAAGAGTTCGAGGAGATGAAACTGCGATGAAATGTGAAGAAGCTGAACAGCTGTTCGGTGTTTACTGGGATTTGCCAGAAGATTCTCAGGACCGATTAGCGATGGATGAACACATTGTAGGCTGTTCTGAATGCGCGGAGCAATTTAAAATGTGGGAAGAAAGCACAGCGCTGATTCAGGAATTGCCGTTTGAAGATTCCCAATATGAATTGCCATTGTTCAAAGAAGCATTAAACAATAATGTAATGAACAGAATTTATGCGGAACAAGCTTGGTATATGCCGGCAGTTCGTCGTACCTATGCTTTCAGTTTCGAATTTAAGCGAAAAGTGGCCAGTATTTTGGCTGCGTTGCTCGCTATCTTCGTAAGTGGCTTCTTATATACGCTATATGGAAGCGCGAAAAGCGCAGACTCGCAATTTTCAGGTATTATGGAAACAGCAAATGCCTTTTCCGCAAGTCAAGACCTCAGCAGCAATATTCAATTGAACATTCCTGTTGCTAGTCTTAGCGATCCGATCCTATTCCATGTCGCTCCTGCTATGCCACAATATTGGGTGGCGTTCTCCATTGTAGGTATTATTATGACCATGTTAATTCTGAATTGGTTTTCGCGAGTACGCTCATGACTTTACCGCTTAGGATAGGTTGGATTAGACATGGGGTAACGGAATGGAATCGATTAGGGAAAATTCAAGGGGTTACGAATATTCCGCTCAGTCAAGAAGGGGTCATTCAGGCGAGATTGCTTGCAAATCGGTTAGCTGTGGAAGATATCCAATGGGATAGAATTGTGAGTAGTGATTTATTGCGCGCTGTACATACTGCTGAGATTGTTGCTGAGCGATTAGATATTCCTCTAAATCACGATTCAAGACTGCGCGAGCGATCGTTCGGAGATGCAGAAGGTACAACCGAGCAGGAGCGTTTAATGAAGTGGGGAACGGAATGGCGTGAACTTGTCCCTAATCAAGAGTCCGATGATGCGGTGATTGCAAGAGGTTTGGCGTTCATTGATGAGCTCAAGACATGTGATGAGGGTCAATCTTGGCTAGTCGTTACGCATGGTGGATTTCTCGTTAGACTTTTAAAAGCATTGTGTGGTGAACTTCCTGAAGGGTTTCTACGAAACGTGTCCTACACGATCGTTGAGATGCATGATCAGAAGTGGAACCTCAAGCTATATAATTGTACAGAGCATTTAGTGGAAATCAAATCCGGACAGTAGGTCCGGATTTTTTTGCGTTATAAATAGGTTTAAAGGGAACTTTCATAACCGATACTAGGCAGTAACGAATCGGCCTAAAAAAGCGGGGAATGTCTATGAACTTAGCGGATATGCTCAGCTATGCAGACATCACAGATTTGGTCCAGATTGCTGAGTCTTATGAATGTGAGTACAAGGGACATTCCAAAAACATGCTCATCCAATCGATCTTATCTGCGGTTCAGTATCGCAAAGCACTGGAATCGCGAGTAAGTGAAATGTCGGGCAATGATTTGCGCTTTTTAAATTCATTGCTGTTCGAGACACAAAAATCTTATAGCCTAGAAGAGCTAAAAGCACGAGCTTTGGGTGGAGATACAACGCCGATGATGCTTCAAAGTGTGCTGACACCACAGCAATCTCGCGAGGTTACCCCTACCGCTATTAAACAAAAGCGTAGTGCTCGTAATCAAGCAACTCCGAAAGCTGTTGCGCCTCCAACACCAGAAGAAAGTGCACGACATGCGATTTCAAGATTTAAGCGATTCGGATGGCTATTTAACGGCTACTCGCAACACACACGTTATTTGTATCAAGTGCCCGAGGATGTTAAAAGTCAATTGCGCGTCGTCTTAGAGCAACGTTATCAAAAGCAGCTTATAGCTTGTGAAGAACCCCCGGTATATCGTGATGAACGTGGTTTAATCCAAGATGATGTAACACTTATGCTAAGATTCGTTAGAGAGCATGAACCACCGCTCACTTCTGAAGGTGTGATGTATAAGCGCCAGCTTGGACAGCTTTTGGATTTACTTTCTGTTGTTGAATCTGTCCCAACACGTGCGGGCTGGCGTTTCGGCTACGGGCGCCACTTTCAGGAATATCCTGATCGGTTCTCGTTAATCTATGACTTTGCTTATTCTCAAGGTTATATAAAGGAGCAGCAAGACAGATTGTTTCTAACGCCGAAAGGGCATGAAGTGGCAGAGACGCAGCATTATGATGATTTACCTGCAATCTACCGTTACTGGCTTAGATTGTACAAAATGCCGATTCCTAATTTAATGACACTCGTACAGTGGACGATGAGGCTCTCAGCAGATTGGATAACTGTCGCATCGCTAGATCTTATTTTGCACCCGATTATTCGGTCTTACTATTATGATTCGAGCCGTGACATTCTTGAAAAGCGTGTGCTCACGATCTTAATGCACCTAGGTGTCATTAGATGGGGGGAAACTGCTGAAGGACAAAGTGTCATTCGCCGAACGCCTCAAGGCTATGCACTCGTCAATGATGCTTACAGGCAGCAGTATATTGATTAAGAACGGGGCGATCATCGTGAACGCGCAAACTTTTATTGAATATGCTTAAGTAGTGGAGGTGCAACGAATGGACAACATGAAAGTCGCCTATGAGACGATGCTAGGGCTGGCGGCAGAAATGGTCTTGGACGAATCGCTGCGCAATTTCCGAACTGAGAAACTATATCTGGCCATTGATCAGGCGCTTGCAAATGGTGATGCTGAGTCGTTTCAACGATTAACAGAGGAATTAAAGACATTTCAATAATTTCAACCTAGCCCGACCGTGTAGGTCGGGTTTTCTATGTTATAATATGAAATGGATAGAGATGAACAAGTGTACATAAGGTTAGGAGAGTTATCATTAATGAAGTTTAGTGAACTGAACGAAGCGAGCTGGCTGGAGCTTCAGCACTATCTAGACACCTGCTTATTACCTGTATCTGGTTTGAGGGGTGATGAAACCCCTTGGGAAGCAACAGACAAGATCGCGCGGACAGGACAATGGCTAGCTCCTATCGAAACGTCGTTTCATGGGCGCACAGTCACGTTACCTGCCTATCATTATGATTTGAGCGATGAGGGGGATGTAACACGTTTAAACAACCTATGTAGCAAGCTAAGAAATACAGGGTTTGCATATATTATTGTTGTATGTGGACAACCAGAATATTTGAGCAATGAGATCGTTGCTGATCTCCTCGTTCAGCCTATGGTTCTAGATGAGCAACCAGACGTAGACAGCATACGCAGTCAGATTGCTATGCTATGGCGCAAGCCAGCAGTAACACAATAACTTCTTCCAAATTACGCATAAACATCTGCTGATGGAGAACAATAGGCAGACAAAACCTACGAAGGGGAAATGTGACAAAATGAGAACATTTCATCTAAGCATTTTGCCTCGACGTAGGAAACTAATGGTTCGATTCTTGACGCTATATTGCGTGTGGGCTATTATAGTTATGTCCTTGTTATGTTAAGCAATCAAGGTAATTGTATCTTTCACACAATGTTAAAGTCCGTATTGGACACAAGTTTGGTGGGGCAAAGGGGGTAAACGATATGGACCACAATGAGCAGCACGATTCCGAACATGTACCGACCAAGCGCAAGGAAATGTCTCGACGTCAGTTTCTTACCTATACTTTAGGCGGAGCAGGTGCTTTCATGGCAGGCGGTGTCATCCTTCCGATGGTACGTTTTGCTGTTGATCCAATTCTGCAGAAAAAAGAAGCGTCAGGTTTCATTAAGGTCATCGAGGAAAGTAAAATCACTTCAGAACCTATGAGAGTGGAGTTTCAAATTCATCAAGTTGACGGATGGTATGAAAGCGATCCAAAGCTTGCGGCATGGATTAGCAAAGGTGATGACGGTCAAGTTTTTGCACTGTCGCCGATTTGTAAACATCTAGGCTGCGTTGTAAGCTGGGGCGGAGAATCACCGGATGAATATCACTGTCCGTGCCATGGTGCTAAATACACTAAAGATGGTAAGACACTTAAGGTTGCGCCTAAGTCATTAGATGAATATCAAGTGCAGTTAGACAATGGTTGGGTATATCTCGGACCGATTGTTGCGAACACTCGTGTGAAATAGAAGGGGGGCGTCTTAGTCCGATGTTCAAAAATATGTACAACTGGATTGACGAGCGTCTCGATATTACACCGATGTGGAGAGATATTGCCGATCATGAAGTGCCTGAGCACGTTAACCCTGCACATCACTTCTCGGCTTTCGTATATTGCTTCGGTGGCTTGACGTTCTTTATTACAGTCATTCAGATATTGTCGGGGATGTTCCTTACGATGTATTACGTACCAGACATTATCAATGCATACTACAGTGTTGACTATCTTCAGCATCAGGTCGCTTTTGGAGCGATTGTTCGCGGAATGCATCACTGGGGAGCAAGTTTAGTTATTGTTATGATGTTCCTACATACACTTCGGGTATTTTTCACAGGCTCTTATAAAGCGCCTAGAGAGATGAACTGGGTTGTTGGGATGCTTATTTTCTTCGTAATGTTAGGCCTTGGCTTCACAGGCTACTTGTTGCCATGGGATAACAAAGCTTACTATGCAACAAAGGTAGGTCTTGAAATCGCAGGTGCTGTTCCATTCTTAGGCGATTACATTAAAGAATTGCTGAATGGCGGCACGATCGTTGGTGCTCAAACACTAACCCGATTCTTCGCCTTCCATGTGTTCTTCTTGCCAGGAGCATTGCTTGCTCTGCTAGCCGGACACTTCTTTATGATTCGAAAACAGGGCATCTCTGGGCCGCTGTAAGAGAGGGGAGTGGCAGC is from Candidatus Cohnella colombiensis and encodes:
- a CDS encoding IDEAL domain-containing protein; the protein is MDNMKVAYETMLGLAAEMVLDESLRNFRTEKLYLAIDQALANGDAESFQRLTEELKTFQ
- a CDS encoding sigma-70 family RNA polymerase sigma factor, translated to MTDSQLIREIKDGNVDMYASLMSRYQKKILSFVYHMLKSAKLEMLAEDLTSETFYKAYRSLHSFREIDATFSTWLYTIARNTVLSELRKQKATHVSLDDTTYIPAAPAEAAPENQLLRNEKVSMVREAINSLPEKQRSALILREYDGLDYQEIANILGQTVSSVKSLLFRARASVKIQLESYFAEPTLIKEFEEMKLR
- the trpA gene encoding tryptophan synthase subunit alpha is translated as MSTTSTTNAIDTVFAALKAKGETALMPFMTMGDPDLETSVALIQAAEAAGAHMLELGVPYSDPLADGPVIQRASERALKNRISLQDCIALGSIARSRGVKLPFILFTYYNPALQLGLEKFFGLLKQNDYSGVIIPDLPLEEDGEARSIADRYGIHLIPLVAPTSEARVQRIATNARGFVYCVSSLGVTGVRSTFHDGIDQFLATVRAAASVPICIGFGISSREHAERFAGICDGVIVGSAIVRKIEDVLPQLTSGIADERKQGLDAVQQFIAELKPRKQ
- the hisC gene encoding histidinol-phosphate transaminase, whose translation is MQPKPNIVHLPVYQPGKPVDDVKRELGLTEVIKLASNENPFGSSPKAKEAIAREVSNISIYPDGAAVELTAAIAKKYGVNANQIIFGAGSDEIILMISRAFLLPGDETIMADQTFPQYKHNVTIENGVSIEVPVKDGKHDLAAMQARITEKTKIIWVCNPNNPTGTIVSADELTAFLAKVPSNVLVVLDEAYCEYVEDASYPDGLKLLNQYPNIILLRTFSKIYGLASLRIGYGIGHPDVIRSINQVREPFNTSRFGQAAALAALADDEFIASCRKANSEGLQYLNNSFKELGLQAYPAHGNFIMVDVKRPSQEVFNALLRKGVIVRAGFGLTPTHVRITVGSREENEKVIAALKTALQEIAVEV
- the trpC gene encoding indole-3-glycerol phosphate synthase TrpC; this encodes MFLDQIVATKHIEVEQLKQSLTIAKAEKQIAEMSACRGFEQALIGRNRSTGLIAEVKKASPSKGLIRPDFHPVSLAQAYVNAGTDCISVLTDTDYFQGSNSYVQQIREQVSVPLLRKDFLIDEHQIYEARLIGADAILLIAAILTKEQLSSFYTLAKDLGLDVLVEVHNRPELETVLEIGKASLIGVNNRDLKTFITDLNVTEQLIGLMPKDVLAVSESAITSPEDIAFVRAAGAQAVLVGEHFMRQADVSAAVHDLLGPVTKVG
- a CDS encoding ubiquinol-cytochrome c reductase iron-sulfur subunit, with amino-acid sequence MDHNEQHDSEHVPTKRKEMSRRQFLTYTLGGAGAFMAGGVILPMVRFAVDPILQKKEASGFIKVIEESKITSEPMRVEFQIHQVDGWYESDPKLAAWISKGDDGQVFALSPICKHLGCVVSWGGESPDEYHCPCHGAKYTKDGKTLKVAPKSLDEYQVQLDNGWVYLGPIVANTRVK
- a CDS encoding histidine phosphatase family protein, which encodes MTLPLRIGWIRHGVTEWNRLGKIQGVTNIPLSQEGVIQARLLANRLAVEDIQWDRIVSSDLLRAVHTAEIVAERLDIPLNHDSRLRERSFGDAEGTTEQERLMKWGTEWRELVPNQESDDAVIARGLAFIDELKTCDEGQSWLVVTHGGFLVRLLKALCGELPEGFLRNVSYTIVEMHDQKWNLKLYNCTEHLVEIKSGQ
- the trpB gene encoding tryptophan synthase subunit beta, with amino-acid sequence MTQTVPDQHGRFGAFGGKYVPETLMNALIELEEAYLKYKDDPDFLDEVRYLLKQYSGRPTPLYYAERLTEHLGGAKIYLKREDLNHTGAHKINNTIGQAVLAKRMGKKKVIAETGAGQHGVASATVAALMGLECKVFMGEEDTKRQALNVFRMKLLGSEVIPVTSGTKTLKDACNETLRYWVSHVDDTFYILGSVTGPHPYPMMVRDFQRVIGLEARDQIIEAEGRLPDAIVAAVGGGSNAIGIFHPFIEDSSVRLIGVEAAGRGVDTEEHAATMTKGRPGVFQGSMSYVLQDEGGQVLPAHSISAGLDYPGIGPEHAYLKDSKRAEYVPITDREALSALELLSRMEGIIPALESAHAIAHVLKLAPTMNKDEIIIVNLSGRGDKDVESIIAYQAKIAGGEEL
- a CDS encoding cytochrome b6; this encodes MFKNMYNWIDERLDITPMWRDIADHEVPEHVNPAHHFSAFVYCFGGLTFFITVIQILSGMFLTMYYVPDIINAYYSVDYLQHQVAFGAIVRGMHHWGASLVIVMMFLHTLRVFFTGSYKAPREMNWVVGMLIFFVMLGLGFTGYLLPWDNKAYYATKVGLEIAGAVPFLGDYIKELLNGGTIVGAQTLTRFFAFHVFFLPGALLALLAGHFFMIRKQGISGPL
- a CDS encoding phosphoribosylanthranilate isomerase; its protein translation is MAIEQSSMISRDSTATAVKICGIKEEATLQGMRGLAIDYIGLMFAPSKRQVTLTQAGELREAVQSIPMAGGKPPRTVGVFVNPTWEQLQETVTQTKLDVVQLHGNETPEFCRRVRDELNVEVWRALSVGSEEAELGAQRLTPYRQAVTTILLDTAGGGTGQTFGWDAIPTYQKVADELGLTLFIAGGLNENNADQLIQTYHPQGVDLSSGVETNGVKDNTKITAFVERVKQS
- a CDS encoding DUF2487 family protein, with amino-acid sequence MKFSELNEASWLELQHYLDTCLLPVSGLRGDETPWEATDKIARTGQWLAPIETSFHGRTVTLPAYHYDLSDEGDVTRLNNLCSKLRNTGFAYIIVVCGQPEYLSNEIVADLLVQPMVLDEQPDVDSIRSQIAMLWRKPAVTQ
- a CDS encoding prephenate dehydrogenase, translating into MSDEMGEFTKLTASAGDKAVKIAIFGVGLIGGSLALCFKGKPGIHVVGHSVNPVSVSKYIARDVVDEATTSLEEAARDADFLFVCVPVGMLDEYIEQLSNIELKPGCIITDVGSTKASVVHHASKLALQGGVFIGGHPMAGGERSGVEAASSFLFENAYYVLTPTQNTPVESIDKLEQLLKWTKAHIVKVDAVEHDQIVGAISHLPHMIASGLVTQVARYNETNGLYASLAAGGFRDITRIASSDPIIWRDILLNNRDVMLRLIQDWQQEMGRFAKLIESGDGNGIAEQFRLSGEFRNQLPERRKGMISSIFECYVDVPDHPGSIGKIATELGQSRINLSNLQIIESRDDIPGVLRLSFHTEEYLERAIQLLKELKYSVHM